The following DNA comes from Poecilia reticulata strain Guanapo linkage group LG16, Guppy_female_1.0+MT, whole genome shotgun sequence.
TCAGAGTTGTTGCATTGATCTTTACAAAGCTATGTTTTGAAtcagcagaaaagaaaattcttcttaaataatgtcatttttctgtcttgctATAAATGTGTCATCTACTATGATGTCAAATGTCTGACTATTAAACTCATTGATCACAGGTGCCATTAAGTTCATAAAGTTTGTGTGCATGATCACAGATTTATTATATCTCATAAGCAAACTGCTGCTTTGGGTTTGTGTATTTATAGGTTGATTTGGTTAAATCACTTAGAATAGATTAGTATGATCAGAATGATTAGGATGATTACTAAGAGATTAGATTATGTCAGATtggtttagattgttttttttatttaataaattatataatttaaaaattctcCTTAGAGTCTTCTCATATTGTGCTCTGCTGTTTAATGATTAGCATTATTTTATgctataaaacatttacattcgatttaaaaaaaaaaacaaaccatacAATATCGCTAAGGGACCAGCATTTTCTCATGGGGCTGTTCAAGAGAAATGCAGTGTACTCATTGTTAATTTTATACAGTTAAACCCCAAATTACTCATACTCCTTTTAGGTATgatattaatgtaaataaaattatctaaaTGGCCTTTATAAAATAAGTacttcttttactttgtttcattaTCATGTTTAATTTTCAATCACAAACAACCATCTTggttgaatttaaaaagtatataatCAAAAGCCGCAATCAAAAGCCGCCGGAAGATCTATCTATGTGTATTTCTTACTTTAAATGTTAGTCTCAACAaatcaatgaaacaaaaaatgaaaatattactaTTTATTTACTACAGATGACTAAGTATGTCGTGATTCTAATTAAGTAATTGAACATGTTACTCTGAAAGTGCTCATTGTGTTAGGATTTGTTTCACTCTATCATAAGTCAAGGTAAACCATTTAAAGCTggtttataatgtaaaatacaAGACAGGATGTTTGAGATTAATCGCCGACAGGTGGCGGTACTTCCAGTTATGTTCACCGCATAGAAAACAACGAAGAACTGTACAAACCAATCAGAATCCAAGGACAagatccacttcctgtttttatcgCTCGTGGGTAACTTTAACGGAGAGCGACTGTTTTGCTCTGTAGCTCAAAAATCATGAATATTCTGTGTAAATCCAGAATATTGGTATCTTCAGTTTGTCGGATAAGTAGTTTATTAGATCAATTGGCTGTTCCTGGATGCACGAGTTTGATATTCAAAGCCCGGTGCCACAGACTTGCTGTTAATTTATCGTCATGTCAACAACGCTGGCGTTACGGAGCGTGTCTCGGGTGTCCATTTGAGTCAAAAAGATGCTACACAGACAGAGGTGAGGGCAGACTCACAGAAAGACCGGAGACATTagaggaaaaggaggaagatAACAGGAGTAACTCCCAGATCCAGGGTAAGATGTATCTATCTGCTATAATAACGAAGCACGTTATTATAGcaagcagggtttttttttactgtataaatGTAATGAAATGATCCAGAAATTGAAAGACTAATAAAATTATGGGAACATGCTGTTTGTTGCTAGTCAAGGCAAAATTAGCCAGTTCCTGTCATTTATTGGCGACAGACTAGTCAGGcacagttgtttttattatcttatgtactaaatatttttattagatgctatttatttttactattaaaggttacaaaaagtatttatttttcaacttacTTTTTGAAATCTTATATAGGATGCTTTatagtaacaaaaataaacagtcaaATTAATTCATTATGAAAGTCAGACTGAAAGTCAGTCTTAAAAATCCTCAAATACTtaaagattttcttattttgtccaGGATTTTCCGAGGTGTTCACTCTCGACGTTCTGACCTCTCTACTCCATCAAGAAAATGCTGTGGACCTGTGTGTGATTAAAGTGCCGGATCATATTCAATATGCAGATTACTTCATTGTGGTCAGTGGTGTCTCACCAAGACATATCCGTGCCATGGCTCTTTATGCTATTAAAGTGGTAACTATTCTTGACTTGCTTTCTATTCGATATATTAATAAAAGCAGcctacatttgttttcaaagtcaGTACTAAGACTTGCTCTCCTTCAGTTCAAGTTTATGAGGAAACACGGAGATCCACATGTCAAGATTGAAGGCAAAGATGCAGAGGACTGGATGTGTGTTGACTTTGGTGTGTAAAACTCCTAAAGAAAATGGTTTTTCCCAAGTggtgttgctgttttaaaagtagattttgtttctttctcaggTAAAATGGTTGTTCACTTCATGTTGCCTGAGACCAGAGAAGTGTATGAACTGGAGAAACTGTGGATTTTGCGTACCTATGACGAGCAGCTGAAGAAAATCCCTGCAGAGACGCTGCCAGAAGACTTCATATTTGATGCCAATGAATTTACAAAATGACTATATTTAAACAGAGCCAGAAGTCAActaattcattaaaaattttaGCTGACTTTTTCAGTGATTTGTCGGTGCATGTGcttttgtattaaataaaaaattttaacaaggtcagtccttccttttttttgcatcgCGCCTATGCCATACTGGTAAAGTTTGTAAAATGACTGAGTTCCTGAATGTCTGCAGCACAGTCCCCTATAACTTTGaagatttgaattaaaaataaaaatttagttttacttccTTTATCATCTTGATAAGTGTCGGGTAACAAGATCAATATGAAACCTTGTTAATTACTGACCCAGCTGGTTTAACTTTCTAAATAGTTGCCAAGTGCAGGTATGAGCAACTTTAGACCAGAAGCTGTTGTCACTGCATCCTGACTTATTAAGATTCAAACAAATCTATCTCTTCTGAATGAAGCGTTCTCCTATCTTTCCCACTTTTAAGAGTGGATATGAGAATTGAGTCTTTGTTACATTGAAACTACTTTGAAGCATAAGATAAAGGATCACTGGACAAAAGTATAACAATGTAGAATTTTTATTGCAGCAACTTGGATATGCAGAAATAATTTAACCTCAGAACTGATGGTTGTTTGCAAACATTCTAATTCAATCAGTAAATTAACTGATTGTTAATTGacaattgtaaataataattgatattatttacatatatattgtGGGAAATGCACATGAATATATAGTGAACAGGTAAAATTAGTCTGTAGGACTgaggaaaaacagtttttccatgatcaggaggaaataaaagaaatatatatatatataaatacacacactATTTTATCTTGCACACTTATCCCTAATGGGTTTT
Coding sequences within:
- the malsu1 gene encoding mitochondrial assembly of ribosomal large subunit protein 1, producing MNILCKSRILVSSVCRISSLLDQLAVPGCTSLIFKARCHRLAVNLSSCQQRWRYGACLGCPFESKRCYTDRGEGRLTERPETLEEKEEDNRSNSQIQGFSEVFTLDVLTSLLHQENAVDLCVIKVPDHIQYADYFIVVSGVSPRHIRAMALYAIKVFKFMRKHGDPHVKIEGKDAEDWMCVDFGKMVVHFMLPETREVYELEKLWILRTYDEQLKKIPAETLPEDFIFDANEFTK